A region of Homo sapiens chromosome 17, GRCh38.p14 Primary Assembly DNA encodes the following proteins:
- the CASC3 gene encoding protein CASC3 isoform X2: MADRRRQRASQDTEDEESGASGSDSGGSPLRGGGSCSGSAGGGGSGSLPSQRGGRTGALHLRRVESGGAKSAEESECESEDGIEGDAVLSDYESAEDSEGEEGEYSEEENSKVELKSEANDAVNSSTKEEKGEEKPDTKSTVTGERQSGDGQESTEPVENKVGKKGPKHLDDDEDRKNPAYIPRKGLFFEHDLRGQTQEEEVRPKGRQRKLWKDEGRWEHDKFREDEQAPKSRQELIALYGYDIRSAHNPDDIKPRRIRKPRYGSPPQRDPNWNGERLNKSHRHQGLGGTLPPRTFINRNAAGTGRMSAPRNYSRSGGFKEGRAGFRPVEAGGQHGGRSGETVKHEISYRSRRLEQTSVRDPSPEADAPVLGSPEKEEAASEPPAAAPDAAPPPPDRPIEKKSYSRARRTRTKVGDAVKLAEEVPPPPEGLIPAPPVPETTPTPPTKTGTWEAPVDSSTSGLEQDVAQLNIAEQNWSPGQPSFLQPRELRGMPNHIHMGAGPPPQFNRMEEMLTLQISIKYLPCTKCFSTPKGR; this comes from the exons ATGGCGGACCGGCGGCGGCAGCGCGCTTCGCAAGACACCGAGGACGAGGAATCTGGTGCTTCGGGCTCCGACAGCGGCGGCTCCCCGTTGCGGGGAGGCGGGAGCTGCAGCGGTAGCGCCGGAGGCGGCGGCAGCGGCTCTCTGCCTTCACAGCGCGGAGGCCGAACCGGGGCCCTTCATCTGCGGCGGGTGGAGAGCGGGGGCGCCAAGAGTGCTGAGGAGTCGGAGTGT GAGAGTGAAGATGGCATTGAAGGTGATG ctGTTCTCTCGGATTATGAAAGTGCAGAAGACTCGGAA GGTGAAGAAGGTGAATACAGTGAAGAGGAAAACTCCAAAGTGGAGCTGAAATCAGAAGCTAATGATGCTGTTAATTCTTCaacaaaagaagagaagggagaagaaaagccTGACACCAAAAGCACTGTGACTGGAGAGAGGCAAAGTGGGGACGGACAG GAGAGCACAGAGCCTGTGGAGAACAAAGTGGGTAAAAAGGGCCCTAAGCATTTGGATGATGATGAAGATCGGAAGAATCCAGCATACATACCTCGGAAAGGGCTCTTCTTTGAGCATGATCTTCGAGGGCAAACTCAGGAGGAGGAAGTCAG ACCCAAGGGGCGTCAGCGAAAGCTATGGAAGGATGAGGGTCGCTGGGAGCATGACAAGTTCCGGGAAGATGAGCAGGCCCCAAAGTCCCGACAGGAGCTCATTGCTCTTTATGGTTATGACATTCGCTCAGCTCATAATCCTGATGACATCAAACCTCGAAGAATCCGGAAACCCCG atatgggagTCCTCCACAAAGAGATCCAAACTGGAACGGTGAGCGGCTAAACAAGTCTCATCGCCACCAGGGTCTTGGGGGCACCCTACCACCAAGGACATTTATTAACAGGAATGCTGCAGGTACCGGCCGTATGTCTGCACCCAGGAATTATTCTCGATCTGGGGGCTTCAAGGAAGGTCGTGCTGGTTTTAGGCCTGTGGAAGCTGGTGGGCAGCATGGTGGCCGGTCTGGTGAGACTGTTAAGCATGAGATTAGTTACCGGTCACGGCGCCTAGAGCAGACTTCTGTGAGGGATCCatctccagaagcagatgctccAGTGCTTGGCAGTCCTGAGAAGGAAGAGGCAGCCTCAGAGCCACCAGCTGCTGCTCCTGATGCTGCACCACCACCCCCTGATAGGCCCATTGAGAAGAAATCCTATTCCCGGGCAAGAAGAACTCGAACCAAAGTTGGAGATGCAGTCAAGCTTGCAGAGGAGGTGCCCCCTCCTCCTGAAGGACTGATTCCAGCACCTCCAGTCCCAGAAACCACCCCAACTCCACCTACTAAGACTGGGACCTGGGAAGCTCCGGTGGATTCTAGTACAAGTGGACTTGAGCAAGATGTGGCACAACTAAATATAGCAGAACAGAATTGGAGTCCGGGGCAGCCTTCTTTCCTGCAACCACGGGAACTTCGAG